One genomic segment of Dysosmobacter sp. Marseille-Q4140 includes these proteins:
- a CDS encoding MATE family efflux transporter — protein sequence MERRPSAPRENKMGVQPVGKLLAGMAIPMMISMLVQAFYNIVDSIFVAQLSEDALNAVSLAFPLQNLMIAFGAGTAVGINALLSRSLGEKNQAMADRAANTGIFLSLCSFVVFALIGIFLSRPFFEVQAAGEPVIVEYGTQYATICLGLSIGIFSQFCFERLLQSTGRTTLAMVTQLTGAIINIIMDPILIFGLLGAPRMEVAGAAAATVMGQIIAAALAVFMNFRFNPDVNIRLREIRWNGKVAGEIYRVGLPSIVMQSIGSVMVFGMNKILFGFTKTATAVFGAYFKLQSFVFMPVFGLNNGMVPIVAYNFGAARMDRVKRTVKLAVCAAICIMAFGLAVFQLFPEMLLGFFDASEEMLRIGSVALRIISISFLLAGFCIIAGSVCQAIGNPFYSLIVAVARQLVVLLPVAWLLSQTGRLELVWVAFPVAELMSLTLSAVFLRRTIRSAEARVGAVQAEQLPPQEA from the coding sequence ATGGAACGGAGACCCTCCGCCCCCCGTGAAAACAAAATGGGTGTCCAGCCCGTAGGCAAGCTGCTGGCCGGCATGGCGATCCCCATGATGATCTCCATGCTGGTACAGGCCTTTTACAACATCGTGGACAGCATCTTCGTGGCCCAGCTCAGCGAGGATGCCCTCAACGCGGTGTCTCTGGCCTTCCCCCTGCAGAACCTGATGATCGCCTTCGGCGCGGGTACCGCCGTGGGCATCAACGCCCTGCTGTCCCGGTCTCTGGGCGAGAAGAACCAGGCCATGGCGGACCGGGCCGCCAACACCGGCATTTTCCTGTCCCTGTGCAGCTTCGTGGTCTTTGCCCTGATCGGCATTTTCCTCTCCCGGCCCTTCTTTGAGGTCCAGGCCGCCGGCGAGCCGGTCATTGTGGAGTACGGCACCCAGTACGCCACTATCTGCCTGGGGCTGTCCATCGGCATTTTCAGCCAGTTCTGCTTTGAGCGGCTGCTGCAGTCCACCGGCCGGACCACCCTGGCCATGGTCACCCAGCTCACCGGTGCCATCATCAACATCATCATGGACCCCATCCTGATCTTCGGCCTGCTGGGCGCACCCCGGATGGAGGTGGCCGGCGCCGCCGCCGCCACGGTCATGGGCCAGATCATTGCCGCGGCCCTGGCGGTGTTCATGAACTTCCGGTTCAACCCCGACGTCAACATCCGCCTGCGGGAGATTCGCTGGAACGGCAAGGTGGCCGGGGAGATCTACCGGGTGGGCCTGCCCTCCATCGTCATGCAGTCCATCGGTTCGGTGATGGTGTTCGGCATGAACAAGATCCTCTTCGGCTTCACCAAGACCGCCACCGCTGTGTTCGGCGCCTACTTCAAGCTCCAGAGCTTCGTGTTCATGCCGGTGTTCGGCCTGAACAACGGCATGGTGCCCATCGTGGCCTACAACTTCGGCGCGGCCCGCATGGACCGGGTGAAGCGGACCGTGAAGCTGGCCGTCTGCGCCGCCATCTGCATCATGGCCTTTGGCCTGGCCGTGTTCCAGCTGTTCCCGGAGATGCTGCTGGGCTTCTTCGACGCCTCGGAGGAGATGCTCCGCATCGGCTCCGTGGCCCTGCGGATCATCAGCATCTCCTTCCTGCTGGCGGGCTTCTGCATCATCGCCGGCTCCGTGTGCCAGGCCATCGGCAACCCCTTTTACAGCCTGATCGTGGCCGTGGCCCGTCAGCTGGTGGTGCTGCTGCCGGTAGCGTGGCTGCTGTCCCAGACGGGCCGGCTGGAGCTGGTGTGGGTGGCCTTCCCGGTGGCGGAGCTGATGTCCCTGACCCTCAGCGCCGTGTTCCTGCGGCGCACCATCCGCTCGGCGGAGGCCCGGGTGGGCGCCGTCCAGGCGGAGCAGCTGCCTCCTCAGGAGGCCTGA
- a CDS encoding M23 family metallopeptidase — protein sequence MADKFRSLPGGPGFYAALVLCLAVAGVGGYFLLMDRTPEPAVQEEPAVQKEAAAPVTDLPAQLPEPETEPESEPEAEEAEEQPVSMPETEVAVQAPVTAEEPLTVVSPLEGDVVAAFSMDQLLYNPTLEDWRTHDGVDIAAAEGSSVLAASAGTVVAVDDDVLMGTTVVIEHSGGYHTLYANLQSPPVVKAGDTVSAGQLIGTVGTSAAAEAAQGPHLHFSVTLDGEPVDPASFLKK from the coding sequence ATGGCAGACAAATTCAGATCCCTTCCGGGCGGTCCCGGATTTTACGCCGCGCTGGTGCTGTGTCTGGCGGTGGCGGGCGTGGGCGGCTATTTCCTGCTGATGGACCGGACGCCGGAGCCCGCGGTCCAGGAGGAACCGGCAGTCCAGAAAGAGGCCGCCGCCCCGGTGACGGACCTGCCGGCCCAGCTGCCGGAGCCGGAGACGGAGCCGGAGAGTGAGCCGGAGGCGGAGGAGGCAGAGGAGCAGCCGGTATCCATGCCGGAGACGGAGGTGGCCGTCCAGGCCCCGGTGACGGCGGAGGAGCCCCTGACAGTGGTCTCCCCCCTGGAGGGAGATGTGGTGGCGGCCTTTTCCATGGACCAGCTGCTCTATAACCCCACTTTGGAGGACTGGCGGACCCACGACGGCGTGGACATCGCCGCGGCGGAGGGGTCCTCTGTGTTGGCCGCCAGCGCCGGGACTGTGGTTGCGGTGGACGACGATGTGCTCATGGGCACCACTGTGGTCATCGAGCACAGCGGCGGCTACCACACGCTGTACGCCAATCTCCAGTCGCCGCCGGTGGTAAAGGCGGGCGACACCGTCTCCGCCGGGCAGCTGATCGGCACCGTGGGCACCAGCGCCGCAGCCGAGGCGGCCCAGGGGCCCCACCTGCACTTCTCCGTCACCCTGGACGGCGAGCCCGTGGACCCGGCCAGCTTTCTGAAAAAATAA
- a CDS encoding D-alanyl-D-alanine carboxypeptidase has product MKRLIALLWAVAVLATSAGALEVEAPSALLMEKETGTVLFAKDEHAKLEPASVTKVMTLLLTMEAIDAGTLHYDDMVTASAHACSMGGSQIWLEENEQMSVSDMLKAVCVVSANDCAVALAEAVAGSEEAFVDRMNQRAAELGMADTVFKNATGLPAEGHVTSAHDIALMSRELILNHPDIRQYTTIWMDTLRDGASSLVNTNRLIRFYEGATGLKTGSTDSALYCLSATAERDGMELIAVIMKGSTSAQRFEDAQALLNYGFATYALASAAPQAPLAPVPVSLGTQATVQPVLGAGDRLLVEKAQAGSLTQTVELAESVEAPVAEGDPLGTMTVTCGEETIAQLPLVAGEAVPRITFGQMLLRMLRMALLSA; this is encoded by the coding sequence ATGAAACGATTGATCGCGCTGCTGTGGGCGGTGGCGGTGCTGGCCACCAGCGCCGGGGCTCTGGAGGTGGAGGCGCCCTCGGCGCTGCTGATGGAGAAGGAGACCGGCACCGTCCTCTTCGCCAAGGACGAACATGCCAAGCTGGAACCCGCCAGCGTCACCAAGGTGATGACGCTGCTGCTGACCATGGAGGCCATTGACGCCGGGACCCTTCATTACGACGACATGGTCACCGCCTCCGCCCACGCCTGCTCCATGGGCGGCAGCCAGATCTGGCTGGAGGAGAACGAGCAGATGAGCGTGTCCGATATGCTCAAGGCGGTGTGCGTGGTCTCCGCCAACGACTGCGCCGTGGCCCTGGCGGAGGCCGTGGCCGGCAGCGAGGAGGCTTTTGTGGACCGGATGAACCAGCGGGCGGCGGAGCTGGGCATGGCGGACACCGTGTTCAAAAACGCCACGGGCCTGCCCGCCGAGGGCCACGTCACCTCCGCCCACGACATCGCCCTGATGAGCCGGGAGCTGATCCTCAACCACCCGGACATCCGCCAGTACACCACCATCTGGATGGACACCCTCCGGGACGGGGCGTCCTCCCTGGTGAACACCAACCGCCTGATCCGCTTCTACGAGGGGGCCACGGGCCTCAAGACCGGCTCCACCGACAGCGCGCTGTACTGCCTGTCCGCCACGGCGGAGCGGGACGGCATGGAGCTGATCGCCGTCATCATGAAGGGCTCCACCTCCGCCCAGCGCTTCGAGGACGCCCAGGCGCTGCTGAACTACGGCTTCGCCACCTACGCCCTGGCCTCCGCGGCGCCCCAGGCGCCCCTGGCGCCGGTGCCGGTGTCCCTGGGGACCCAGGCCACCGTCCAGCCGGTGCTGGGAGCAGGGGACCGGCTGCTGGTGGAAAAGGCCCAGGCGGGCAGCCTGACCCAGACCGTAGAGCTGGCGGAGTCGGTGGAGGCCCCGGTGGCCGAGGGCGATCCCCTGGGCACCATGACCGTTACCTGCGGGGAGGAGACCATCGCCCAGCTGCCCCTGGTGGCCGGGGAGGCGGTCCCGCGGATCACCTTCGGCCAGATGCTGCTGCGGATGCTGCGCATGGCGCTGCTGAGCGCCTGA
- the prfB gene encoding peptide chain release factor 2, whose product MALIEYDEYKQKLRDLGPELDKLSAALDMDGAQAEAAKLEDETAQDGFWNDLERSQKVQQRLKQLQNKIARHKKLMAEWEDLTALCEMGQEAEDEELLAELKEGYAALEEKVEETRLTTLLSGEYDANSVILTFHAGAGGTEAQDWAQMLYRMYTRWAERHDFEWKTLDYEEGDEAGIKSATISIEGENAYGFLKSENGVHRLVRVSPFDANARRQTSFAAVEVMPEIEDDNSVEIRPEDIEMQVYRASGAGGQHVNKTSSAVRLIHKPTGVVVASQQERSQVQNRENCMKMLRAKLMELKAQQHAEKISDIKGVQMKIEWGSQIRSYVFMPYQMVKDTRTGYETGNIDNVMDGDLDGFINAYLTQLATGELKK is encoded by the coding sequence ATGGCCTTGATCGAATACGACGAGTACAAGCAGAAACTGCGGGACCTGGGGCCGGAGCTGGACAAGCTCTCCGCCGCCCTGGACATGGACGGCGCCCAGGCGGAGGCCGCCAAGCTGGAGGACGAGACCGCCCAGGACGGCTTCTGGAACGACCTGGAGCGGTCCCAGAAGGTGCAGCAGCGGCTCAAGCAGCTGCAAAACAAGATCGCCCGGCACAAAAAGCTCATGGCCGAGTGGGAGGATCTGACCGCCCTGTGCGAGATGGGCCAGGAGGCCGAGGACGAGGAGCTGCTGGCCGAGCTGAAGGAGGGCTATGCCGCCCTGGAGGAGAAGGTGGAGGAGACCCGCCTGACTACCCTGCTCTCCGGCGAGTACGACGCCAACAGCGTCATTCTGACCTTCCATGCCGGCGCCGGCGGCACCGAGGCCCAGGACTGGGCCCAGATGCTCTACCGAATGTACACCCGCTGGGCCGAGCGCCACGACTTCGAGTGGAAGACCTTGGACTATGAGGAGGGCGACGAGGCCGGCATCAAGTCCGCCACCATCTCCATCGAAGGTGAGAATGCCTACGGCTTCTTGAAGAGCGAGAACGGCGTCCACCGGCTGGTCCGGGTGTCCCCCTTCGACGCCAACGCCCGCCGCCAGACCTCCTTCGCCGCGGTGGAGGTCATGCCGGAGATCGAGGACGACAACTCCGTGGAGATCCGGCCGGAGGACATCGAGATGCAGGTCTACCGGGCCAGCGGCGCCGGCGGCCAGCACGTCAACAAGACCTCCTCCGCCGTCCGCCTGATCCACAAGCCCACCGGCGTGGTGGTGGCCAGCCAGCAGGAGCGCAGCCAGGTCCAGAACCGGGAGAACTGCATGAAGATGCTGCGGGCAAAGCTGATGGAGCTCAAGGCTCAGCAGCACGCGGAGAAGATCTCCGATATCAAGGGTGTCCAGATGAAGATCGAGTGGGGCAGCCAGATCCGCTCCTATGTATTCATGCCCTACCAAATGGTCAAGGACACCCGCACCGGCTACGAGACCGGCAACATCGACAATGTGATGGACGGCGACCTGGATGGGTTCATCAATGCCTATCTGACCCAGCTGGCCACCGGCGAACTGAAGAAGTAA
- a CDS encoding helix-turn-helix transcriptional regulator, whose protein sequence is MTDIHSHLKALRRARELTQEAVARQMGLTRQAVSSHESGRTQPDLETLARYGEVYGVSLQEILYGGSRSERQLRRLRRAAWTVGAVLPICNALWAGLRWTASRFFPIQEGQIQAGMQKVWEQHRLLAELSEKAEGLSLVIAWLAVVVLAAMALRLERPVPLREKLSCLGILTALTMAAVLPFALADPVFGLADYTVTPLRQILWGAMAVLVLLTVDALRGRKTT, encoded by the coding sequence ATGACGGATATTCACAGTCATTTGAAAGCACTCCGCCGGGCTCGGGAGCTGACCCAGGAGGCGGTGGCCCGTCAGATGGGATTGACCCGGCAGGCTGTTTCCAGCCACGAGTCCGGTCGGACCCAGCCGGATCTGGAGACGCTGGCGCGCTATGGGGAGGTTTACGGCGTCTCCCTCCAAGAGATCCTGTACGGCGGCAGCCGCTCGGAACGGCAGCTCCGACGTCTGCGCCGGGCGGCCTGGACGGTGGGAGCGGTCCTGCCGATATGCAACGCCCTCTGGGCTGGACTGCGCTGGACCGCCAGCCGCTTTTTTCCCATACAGGAGGGGCAGATACAGGCGGGCATGCAGAAGGTCTGGGAACAGCACCGGCTTTTGGCGGAGCTAAGCGAAAAAGCCGAGGGATTATCCCTGGTGATCGCCTGGCTGGCGGTGGTGGTGCTGGCGGCGATGGCCCTGCGGCTGGAGCGGCCGGTGCCGCTCCGGGAAAAGTTGAGCTGTCTGGGTATCCTGACGGCGCTGACCATGGCGGCGGTGCTGCCCTTTGCTCTGGCGGATCCGGTGTTTGGGTTGGCCGACTACACAGTGACGCCTCTGCGGCAGATCCTCTGGGGGGCGATGGCGGTGCTGGTCCTTCTGACGGTGGATGCGCTGCGGGGAAGAAAAACCACATAA
- a CDS encoding S-layer homology domain-containing protein yields the protein MKRFFHKRLPAMLLALVLMLGAVPLAAADETGQPGHQHTYLDSWVADGAEYHSRTCTTCSTKESQLHQFGPWVPERQATCTQQGLNVQTCSICGYRNEQPISKLSHRFGPYSYRDNTYHAHTCISCGTSETQKHSPNGAGAVTISPTCTTAGQQTFTCATCSTPYTTTLAALGHIDADNNGVCDRCGLTTGTGTRFTVTFYTLSGATSQSVPMGSYPTVPSIPTTVVSGGRTYIFRGWTRAYTSDYIYTNQQLVTPSSIPVTNGSYSYYAVYSVNGTSGSSFTYSVTPGGVKSFNASDFLNGLGTLYYVEFSTSSNAYSSFTGYVYLGNRILSVNELTGYRFYVSNSGYGSYALSDLTLAAYTNARESSVSLSYTAYGSNGTASGTLTLSVSNNGNGGSISKELAPGGTLKLDQEDFESFFRKAYPGYSLQYVTFGLPAPSAFNDVTLYYLYGSWGQTTLTRSNLSNYTFYYGNVNSSLYRLDSLTLVADSDFDEEIQIPFRASYNSQYYVDGTLVIKPTEVVKANLSGDIRYAATYNSKVQINAYDIARYFNKSYPGYTLQYVVLGGVPTTGSLYYNYYGASKYGTASPLQLTSSNYNSQVLYFSPSSTAQYALTELTYVTSGYNYCAAIPFTAYGSNARSVTGTILISVNPSTVSEVYGVTQRNNSVTFPASSIYSAVSTATGVSLSSIQLLSLPAASKGTVYVGTGTATRATTDTLYGYSTGTQRMSQLRFVPASTFTGSVEIPYVAYNSSGTAFAVGLFSLGVLNNPRTFKDVSSSTWCYKYVVELSDANVIDGYADGSFKPDSTVTYGAALKLIMLAAGYPEQAPVNANVFSGYLAKARAEGIITRSDVDLSKPITRLQVAQIATGAMKLNTTNLTSVQPFTDTTDPAVRALNAAGIVEGYFNNGTSTYKPGNTLTRGQLSAIVWRMEQYRK from the coding sequence ATGAAGAGATTTTTCCACAAACGGCTGCCGGCCATGCTGCTGGCCCTGGTTTTGATGCTGGGGGCAGTGCCCCTGGCCGCGGCGGATGAGACGGGACAGCCGGGACACCAGCATACCTATCTGGATTCCTGGGTCGCGGACGGGGCGGAGTATCACTCCCGCACCTGTACCACATGCTCCACCAAGGAGTCCCAGCTTCACCAGTTCGGGCCGTGGGTCCCCGAGCGGCAGGCGACCTGTACTCAGCAGGGTCTGAATGTGCAGACCTGCAGTATCTGCGGCTACCGCAATGAGCAGCCCATCTCCAAGCTCAGCCATCGGTTCGGCCCATACAGCTACCGGGACAACACCTACCACGCACACACCTGCATCTCCTGCGGCACCTCCGAGACCCAGAAGCACTCCCCCAACGGGGCAGGCGCTGTCACCATCAGCCCCACCTGCACCACCGCCGGGCAGCAGACCTTCACCTGCGCCACCTGCAGCACACCCTACACAACAACGCTGGCTGCCCTGGGTCATATCGACGCTGACAACAACGGCGTGTGCGACCGCTGCGGCCTCACCACCGGCACCGGCACCCGGTTCACCGTGACGTTCTACACCCTCTCCGGTGCCACCTCCCAGTCCGTACCCATGGGCAGCTATCCCACGGTGCCCTCCATCCCCACCACCGTCGTCTCCGGCGGCAGGACCTACATCTTCCGGGGCTGGACCCGCGCCTATACCAGCGACTATATCTACACCAACCAGCAGTTGGTGACGCCCTCCAGCATCCCTGTCACCAACGGCAGCTATTCCTATTACGCCGTGTACTCTGTGAACGGCACCTCCGGCAGCTCCTTTACCTACTCTGTGACGCCAGGCGGCGTGAAATCCTTCAACGCCAGTGACTTCCTCAATGGCCTGGGCACTTTGTACTATGTGGAGTTCAGCACCAGCTCCAACGCATACTCCTCCTTTACGGGCTACGTTTATCTGGGCAACCGGATCCTCTCTGTCAATGAGTTGACCGGCTACCGCTTCTACGTCTCCAATTCCGGCTACGGCAGCTACGCCCTGTCTGATCTGACCCTGGCGGCGTACACCAACGCCCGGGAGAGCTCCGTGTCCCTGTCCTACACAGCCTACGGCAGCAACGGCACCGCCAGCGGCACGCTGACGCTGTCCGTCAGCAACAACGGCAACGGCGGCAGCATCTCCAAGGAGCTGGCCCCCGGCGGCACGCTGAAGCTAGACCAGGAGGATTTCGAGTCCTTCTTCCGCAAGGCCTATCCCGGCTATTCCCTTCAGTATGTGACCTTTGGCCTGCCTGCCCCCTCCGCCTTTAATGACGTCACCCTCTACTACCTGTACGGCAGCTGGGGCCAGACCACTCTGACTCGCTCCAACCTCAGCAACTACACCTTCTACTACGGCAATGTCAACTCCAGCCTCTACCGGCTGGACAGCCTGACCCTGGTAGCGGACAGCGACTTTGACGAGGAGATCCAGATCCCCTTCCGGGCCTCTTACAACTCCCAGTACTATGTGGACGGCACCCTGGTCATCAAGCCCACGGAGGTGGTCAAGGCCAACCTCTCCGGCGACATCCGCTACGCCGCCACCTACAACTCCAAAGTCCAAATCAACGCCTACGACATCGCCCGGTATTTCAACAAGAGCTATCCCGGCTACACCCTGCAATACGTGGTTCTGGGCGGCGTCCCCACCACCGGCAGCCTGTACTACAATTACTACGGCGCCAGCAAGTACGGCACCGCCAGCCCCTTGCAGCTGACCTCCTCCAACTATAACAGCCAGGTCCTGTATTTCAGCCCCTCCTCCACCGCCCAGTATGCCCTGACGGAGCTGACGTACGTCACCAGCGGCTACAACTACTGCGCCGCCATTCCCTTCACCGCTTACGGCAGCAACGCCCGCTCTGTCACCGGCACCATCCTGATCAGCGTGAACCCCAGCACTGTGTCGGAGGTCTACGGCGTGACCCAGCGCAACAACTCCGTGACCTTCCCCGCCAGTTCCATTTACAGCGCGGTGTCCACGGCCACCGGCGTCTCTCTCAGCAGTATCCAGCTGCTGAGCCTGCCCGCCGCCTCCAAGGGCACGGTGTATGTGGGGACCGGCACGGCCACCCGGGCCACCACCGACACCCTCTATGGCTACTCCACCGGCACCCAGCGGATGAGCCAGCTGCGCTTTGTGCCCGCCAGCACCTTCACCGGCTCTGTGGAGATCCCCTATGTGGCTTACAACAGCAGCGGCACCGCCTTTGCCGTGGGCCTGTTCTCCCTGGGCGTCCTCAATAATCCCAGAACCTTCAAGGACGTGTCCTCCTCCACCTGGTGCTACAAGTATGTGGTGGAGCTCAGCGACGCCAATGTCATCGACGGCTATGCCGACGGCTCCTTCAAGCCTGACAGCACCGTCACCTACGGCGCAGCGCTGAAGCTGATCATGCTGGCCGCCGGGTATCCCGAGCAGGCGCCGGTGAACGCCAACGTGTTCAGCGGCTATCTGGCCAAGGCCCGGGCCGAGGGCATCATCACCCGCAGCGACGTGGACCTGAGCAAGCCCATTACCCGGCTCCAGGTGGCCCAGATCGCCACCGGCGCCATGAAGCTCAACACCACCAACCTCACCAGCGTCCAGCCCTTTACCGATACCACTGATCCCGCCGTGCGGGCACTGAACGCCGCCGGCATCGTGGAGGGCTACTTCAACAACGGCACCAGCACCTACAAGCCCGGCAACACCCTGACCCGGGGTCAGCTGTCCGCCATTGTCTGGCGGATGGAGCAGTACCGCAAGTAA